From a single Pirellulales bacterium genomic region:
- a CDS encoding ATP-binding protein gives MTSIEQPGRFYLGREFDWRNRELEAGDDKILSYEAKDLTTHAVCVGMTGSGKTGLCLALLEEAALQGIPAIIVDPKGDLGNLLLAFPQLRSEDFRPWIDENEAQGKGMSPDEFAAKTAQAWRNGLEQWKQDGSRIQRYLDAVDLAIYTPASNAGLSLTVLRSFAAPSPMVLDDSDALRERIVSTVSGLLVLLDIDSDPVRSREHILFSKILENAWRKKQDLDLPGLIHAIQTPPFDKVGFADVESFYSANDRLALAMQLNNMLASPGFSAWMEGEPLDIGRLLYTAENKPRLSIISIAHLADAEKMFFLTVLLGELLAWVRSQPGTSSLRALFYMDEVFGYFPPTANPPTKTPMLTLLKQARAFGVGVVLATQNPVDLDYKGLSNAGTWFLGRLQTERDKMRVIEGLEGASAAVGAKFNRAVMEQMLSALGNRVFLMNNVHNDQPVVFQTRWCMSYLRGPLSRMDIQKLMSDRKQKVVRSDASGTAKPTASTGGARPLVPAEANECFVVPKKSLADKDRLVYRPALVGNARLHFLDAKCSIDTWQDVAMMTRLDGDIGEQPWTDAEVWEPEAITLERQPRDGAAIADLPAAAARGKSYSEWQKDLASYLYAEHPLKLWACEMVDEVSLPEESKQQFRIRLESKCNEQTAAEQGKSRDNFAKKLATVEGQIQRAQQKVEKEKGQRWQKIIGAILSFFTMFVSILIYKRKFVSRRNISAASAAARRAGSITSEQGDVQHAEENLDVLQQKKAD, from the coding sequence ATGACTTCAATCGAGCAACCGGGTCGATTTTATTTAGGACGGGAGTTTGATTGGCGCAACCGCGAGTTGGAAGCCGGTGACGACAAGATTTTGTCGTACGAAGCCAAAGATCTCACTACGCATGCGGTGTGCGTGGGGATGACCGGCAGTGGGAAGACCGGATTGTGCCTAGCGCTACTGGAGGAAGCGGCGCTACAGGGCATTCCTGCGATCATCGTCGATCCCAAGGGAGATCTTGGCAATTTACTACTGGCATTTCCACAGCTTCGATCGGAGGATTTTCGCCCGTGGATCGATGAAAACGAGGCGCAGGGCAAGGGCATGTCGCCCGACGAGTTCGCGGCGAAAACGGCGCAGGCCTGGCGCAACGGCCTCGAGCAGTGGAAACAAGACGGTTCGCGGATTCAGCGGTATCTCGACGCGGTTGATTTGGCAATTTACACTCCTGCTTCAAACGCGGGCTTGTCGCTGACAGTGCTGCGCAGCTTTGCCGCGCCTTCACCGATGGTGCTCGACGATTCCGATGCGCTCCGCGAGCGAATCGTTTCCACGGTGTCGGGATTGCTGGTACTGCTCGATATCGACTCCGATCCGGTTCGCAGCCGCGAACATATCTTGTTTTCCAAAATTCTGGAAAATGCTTGGCGCAAGAAGCAAGATCTCGACTTGCCAGGTTTGATCCACGCGATTCAAACACCGCCGTTCGACAAAGTTGGATTCGCCGATGTGGAATCGTTCTATTCTGCGAACGACCGCTTGGCGCTGGCGATGCAATTGAACAATATGCTTGCCTCGCCGGGCTTTTCCGCTTGGATGGAAGGAGAGCCGCTCGATATCGGGCGGCTGCTGTACACCGCTGAGAACAAGCCGCGGCTATCGATCATATCGATTGCACACCTTGCCGACGCCGAGAAGATGTTTTTCTTGACGGTGCTGCTGGGAGAACTGCTCGCATGGGTGCGATCGCAGCCGGGAACATCGAGCTTGCGGGCGCTGTTTTACATGGACGAAGTGTTCGGCTATTTTCCGCCGACGGCAAACCCGCCGACGAAAACGCCGATGCTCACGCTCTTAAAGCAAGCGCGGGCCTTTGGCGTGGGAGTCGTTCTGGCTACCCAGAATCCGGTCGATCTCGATTACAAAGGACTATCGAATGCCGGCACTTGGTTTTTGGGAAGGCTGCAAACCGAACGCGACAAAATGCGCGTGATCGAAGGCTTGGAGGGAGCGAGTGCCGCGGTCGGCGCAAAGTTCAATAGGGCGGTCATGGAACAAATGCTGTCGGCGCTTGGAAATCGTGTTTTCTTGATGAACAATGTTCACAATGATCAGCCGGTGGTGTTTCAAACACGCTGGTGTATGTCGTATTTGCGCGGCCCGCTGTCGCGCATGGATATTCAAAAGTTGATGTCTGATCGTAAGCAGAAAGTGGTACGGAGCGATGCCAGCGGCACGGCAAAGCCTACCGCATCGACTGGCGGAGCGCGGCCGCTAGTGCCGGCGGAGGCGAACGAATGCTTCGTCGTTCCAAAAAAGTCGTTGGCGGATAAGGATCGGCTCGTTTATCGACCCGCACTGGTGGGAAATGCCCGGTTGCATTTTCTCGATGCGAAATGCAGTATCGATACCTGGCAAGATGTGGCGATGATGACGCGGCTCGATGGCGACATAGGCGAGCAGCCTTGGACCGATGCGGAAGTGTGGGAACCGGAAGCCATTACGCTCGAACGACAGCCACGCGACGGAGCCGCAATTGCCGATTTGCCCGCGGCAGCCGCGCGCGGGAAGTCGTATTCTGAATGGCAGAAGGACTTGGCGTCCTATCTCTATGCAGAACATCCATTGAAGCTGTGGGCGTGCGAGATGGTCGATGAAGTTTCGTTGCCGGAGGAAAGCAAACAGCAATTTCGTATTCGACTCGAATCCAAATGTAACGAACAGACCGCAGCGGAACAGGGAAAATCGCGCGACAACTTTGCCAAAAAACTGGCAACGGTCGAGGGTCAGATTCAGCGAGCACAGCAGAAAGTGGAGAAGGAAAAAGGGCAGCGCTGGCAGAAGATCATTGGCGCGATACTGTCTTTTTTCACGATGTTTGTCAGTATATTAATTTACAAACGAAAGTTTGTCAGCAGACGCAACATCTCGGCGGCTTCGGCTGCCGCCCGTCGCGCGGGAAGCATCACCAGCGAGCAGGGGGATGTTCAGCACGCGGAGGAGAATCTAGACGTGCTACAGCAAAAGAAAGCGGATTT